From Calditrichota bacterium, one genomic window encodes:
- a CDS encoding amidophosphoribosyltransferase, whose protein sequence is MNDYLDKPSEFCGVVGIYGTNDAAVNTYLCLHALQHRGQESAGIAASDGKKVKKKLGMGLVSDIFNEKNISELNGHIAIGHNRYSTTGESAALNVQPLVIKHRDGLLGIGHNGNLSNSKSLRNALEERGSIFQTTTDSEVILHLIAKSLEKNISGKIKDAVRQIEGAFSLVFLTRKKLIALRDPYGFRPLALGKLNDAWVVASETSAFDLIGAEYVRDVKCGEMIVFDETGMKSHFPFEKCEAAHCVFEFVYFSRPDSQIFGEYVDKTRRKLGKNLAIENDLDADIVISVPDSSNTTALGYSARSKAKFELGLIRNHYVGRTFIKPTQESRDAGVRLKFNTVGGVLKDRRVILVDDSIVRGTTIKQLVTAVRNAGASEVHVRISSPPIKNPCFYGMNFPTSDELIANNRDVDQICNYLGADSLKYLSLDGMIEAMPKDQGQKYCTACFSGQYPIPVDDLLSESK, encoded by the coding sequence ATGAACGATTATTTGGATAAACCAAGCGAGTTTTGCGGTGTTGTCGGGATCTATGGAACTAACGATGCTGCTGTAAATACCTACCTGTGTTTACACGCATTGCAGCACCGCGGACAGGAAAGTGCCGGTATTGCTGCGAGTGATGGGAAAAAAGTAAAAAAGAAATTAGGTATGGGCCTGGTATCCGATATTTTTAATGAAAAAAATATCTCTGAGTTAAACGGGCATATTGCAATTGGTCATAATCGCTATTCCACAACGGGCGAGTCTGCAGCATTAAATGTGCAACCTTTGGTAATAAAACACAGGGATGGACTTCTTGGAATTGGGCATAATGGTAATTTAAGTAATTCAAAATCCTTGAGAAATGCTTTGGAAGAGCGGGGTTCGATTTTCCAAACCACAACTGATAGTGAAGTTATTCTTCACCTTATTGCAAAATCATTAGAAAAAAATATTAGCGGCAAGATTAAAGATGCAGTACGCCAGATAGAAGGTGCTTTCAGCCTGGTCTTTTTAACCCGAAAAAAATTAATAGCCCTGCGAGATCCATACGGATTCCGGCCGCTTGCTCTTGGCAAATTAAACGATGCCTGGGTTGTTGCTTCAGAAACGAGTGCATTTGACTTGATTGGTGCAGAATATGTGCGCGATGTAAAATGTGGTGAAATGATTGTATTTGATGAAACAGGAATGAAATCTCATTTCCCATTTGAAAAATGTGAAGCAGCCCATTGTGTTTTTGAGTTTGTCTATTTTTCCCGCCCGGATAGCCAGATATTTGGCGAGTATGTTGATAAAACCAGAAGAAAGCTTGGTAAAAATCTTGCCATTGAAAATGACCTAGACGCAGATATTGTTATCTCTGTTCCTGACAGCAGCAACACTACTGCACTTGGATATTCAGCTAGAAGCAAAGCAAAGTTTGAACTTGGGCTAATCAGAAACCATTATGTTGGGAGAACTTTTATTAAACCAACACAAGAGAGCCGGGACGCAGGAGTTCGTCTTAAGTTTAATACTGTCGGTGGAGTTTTAAAAGACCGCCGGGTGATTTTAGTTGATGATTCAATAGTTCGCGGAACAACAATTAAGCAGCTTGTTACTGCCGTTAGAAATGCAGGTGCTTCCGAAGTACATGTAAGAATAAGCTCACCCCCAATAAAGAATCCTTGTTTTTATGGAATGAACTTTCCTACTAGTGATGAGCTAATTGCAAATAACCGGGATGTTGATCAAATCTGTAATTATCTTGGAGCAGATTCCCTTAAATACCTTTCTCTGGATGGAATGATTGAAGCCATGCCAAAAGATCAAGGTCAAAAATATTGTACTGCCTGTTTCAGCGGCCAATATCCTATTCCGGTTGATGATTTATTAAGTGAAAGTAAATAA
- a CDS encoding UbiA family prenyltransferase produces the protein MSFSRFLSVFDYFFVLRPMLFIPGWSTMMAGYFIASKGQLFFTPDQFLNLDFKQIWFLFIVFAAAMGASFLLNQLQDIESDLKNKKLFILSENHISKTTAKIEIFLLIIVAIVFAYFINYAVLATVIIFLLITGYAYNYKPFILKDKPFRSLISNAAMGWLAFAIGWFTTQTAGFSIIADSLPYLFFNTSLYFFTTLPDVPGDLKSGKKTLAVIHGTRFVINLALLSYVAGFIMAIILQDWFALIFIIASLPFFINMFTKKEVNATIKTTKYAILFFAFAICLKIPFYFVLMIIIFAFTKWYFINRFQYNYPNLKGE, from the coding sequence ATGTCATTTTCCCGGTTTCTTTCCGTTTTTGATTATTTTTTTGTCCTTCGGCCTATGTTATTTATTCCTGGTTGGTCAACAATGATGGCAGGATATTTTATTGCCTCAAAAGGACAATTATTTTTTACACCGGATCAATTTCTAAATTTGGATTTTAAACAGATCTGGTTTTTGTTTATCGTTTTTGCTGCGGCAATGGGCGCATCATTTTTGTTGAACCAACTGCAGGACATAGAAAGCGATTTAAAAAACAAAAAACTATTTATCCTCTCCGAAAATCATATTTCAAAAACTACTGCAAAAATTGAGATATTTCTTTTAATAATTGTGGCAATTGTTTTTGCATATTTTATTAATTATGCCGTTTTAGCTACGGTGATTATTTTTCTTTTGATAACAGGATATGCATACAACTATAAGCCATTTATTCTAAAAGATAAACCGTTTAGAAGTCTTATTTCCAATGCGGCCATGGGGTGGCTGGCATTTGCAATAGGTTGGTTCACAACACAGACAGCAGGTTTCTCAATAATAGCAGATTCATTACCGTATTTATTTTTTAACACATCTTTATATTTTTTTACAACACTGCCGGATGTTCCAGGAGATTTAAAAAGTGGTAAAAAAACATTGGCGGTTATTCATGGCACACGCTTTGTAATAAACCTTGCATTATTGTCCTATGTGGCCGGTTTCATTATGGCAATAATTCTGCAAGATTGGTTCGCTCTTATATTTATTATAGCATCCTTACCTTTTTTTATTAATATGTTTACCAAAAAAGAGGTCAATGCTACTATTAAAACAACAAAATACGCCATATTATTTTTCGCGTTTGCAATATGTTTAAAAATACCGTTTTATTTTGTGCTGATGATTATTATTTTTGCCTTCACAAAATGGTATTTTATCAACCGCTTCCAATATAACTATCCAAATCT